In the genome of Bradyrhizobium arachidis, one region contains:
- a CDS encoding fatty acid desaturase codes for MTDATVSEPGHRLKPLSPAMLRELSVRSNLRGAAQTLGHYSMIVLVGALIWMVTSRYGVLWALPLMAAQGYLVAFLFMAVHETAHKTAFRSRGLNLAVGYLSAFIIGLPYEYYCLFHWDHHRYTQDPEKDPELIVGVKPRSDTQLAIAYSGLLQVAGRLRLMLGHAVTGSVVVPWIPENKRAVIVTEARAYVALYALLLVASLWVSSALLLWVWLVPLVIGQFFLRPYLYAEHTGCERTRSAFQNTRTTYTGAVVKWIAWNMPYHVEHHAYPSIPFHALPKLNEIVDGEIVHRGRGYIQTTRETWAWFRRHRQGI; via the coding sequence ATGACTGACGCGACCGTTTCCGAGCCCGGCCATCGCCTGAAGCCGCTCAGCCCGGCGATGCTGCGCGAATTGTCGGTGCGCTCGAACCTCAGGGGCGCGGCGCAGACTCTTGGTCATTACAGTATGATCGTGCTGGTCGGCGCGCTGATCTGGATGGTCACCTCGCGCTACGGCGTGCTCTGGGCGCTGCCGCTGATGGCGGCGCAGGGCTATCTCGTCGCCTTCCTGTTCATGGCGGTGCACGAGACCGCGCACAAGACCGCGTTCAGGAGCCGCGGCCTCAACCTCGCGGTCGGCTATCTCTCCGCTTTCATCATCGGATTGCCGTACGAATATTACTGCCTGTTCCACTGGGACCATCACCGCTACACCCAGGATCCCGAGAAGGACCCTGAGCTGATCGTCGGCGTGAAGCCGAGATCCGACACGCAGCTCGCGATCGCCTATAGCGGCCTGCTCCAGGTCGCCGGCCGCCTGCGGCTGATGCTCGGCCACGCCGTCACCGGCAGCGTCGTGGTGCCCTGGATTCCCGAGAACAAGCGCGCCGTCATAGTCACCGAAGCGCGCGCCTATGTCGCGCTCTATGCACTGCTGCTCGTGGCCTCGCTGTGGGTCTCCTCAGCGCTGCTGCTCTGGGTCTGGCTCGTGCCGCTCGTCATCGGGCAGTTCTTCCTACGGCCCTATCTCTACGCCGAGCACACCGGCTGCGAGCGGACGCGCAGCGCCTTCCAGAACACCCGCACCACCTATACCGGCGCGGTCGTCAAATGGATCGCGTGGAACATGCCCTACCATGTCGAGCACCACGCCTATCCCTCAATTCCCTTTCACGCGCTGCCGAAGCTGAACGAGATCGTCGACGGCGAAATCGTCCATCGCGGCCGCGGCTACATCCAGACGACGCGCGAGACCTGGGCCTGGTTTCGCCGGCATCGGCAGGGCATCTAG
- a CDS encoding MBL fold metallo-hydrolase, whose protein sequence is MPLWTCETCGAQFPASEKPPASCPICEDERQFVNWKGQTFLTREALADGHRLVWRDDLGLTGLALEPSFAIAQRALLVPLGDGCVMWDCIPLATPEAVAQVRSLGGLKAIAISHPHYYGAVADWSEAFGGVPVYLHADDRQWVTRPHPSIVHWTGDQHRISDDVLLLHTGGHFAGATMLHYGRGADGKGALLTGDIAQVTMDRRFVSFMYSYPNYMPLGAAAVRRIVAAVAPLAFDRIYGAWWGRNIAVGAKAAFEASVQRYIAAIA, encoded by the coding sequence ATGCCTCTCTGGACCTGCGAAACCTGCGGCGCGCAATTTCCGGCCAGCGAAAAGCCGCCTGCGTCCTGTCCGATTTGCGAGGACGAGCGGCAGTTCGTGAACTGGAAAGGGCAGACCTTTCTCACGCGCGAAGCACTGGCTGACGGCCATCGCCTGGTTTGGCGCGACGATCTCGGCCTCACAGGCCTCGCGCTCGAGCCGAGCTTTGCCATCGCCCAACGCGCGCTGCTTGTGCCACTGGGCGATGGCTGCGTGATGTGGGACTGTATCCCGTTGGCGACGCCGGAGGCGGTCGCGCAGGTGCGGTCGCTCGGCGGCCTGAAGGCGATCGCGATCTCCCATCCGCATTACTATGGCGCGGTTGCCGACTGGAGCGAGGCCTTCGGCGGCGTGCCGGTCTATCTGCACGCCGACGATCGGCAATGGGTGACGCGTCCGCATCCCTCCATCGTGCACTGGACCGGCGATCAGCATCGCATTTCCGACGATGTGCTGCTGCTGCACACCGGCGGTCATTTCGCCGGCGCCACCATGCTGCACTACGGACGCGGTGCCGACGGCAAGGGCGCGCTGCTGACCGGCGACATCGCGCAGGTGACGATGGACCGTCGCTTCGTCAGCTTCATGTATTCCTATCCCAACTACATGCCGCTCGGTGCCGCCGCGGTGCGGCGCATTGTGGCCGCCGTCGCGCCGCTCGCCTTCGACCGCATCTATGGCGCCTGGTGGGGCCGCAACATCGCGGTGGGCGCCAAGGCCGCCTTTGAAGCCTCGGTGCAGCGGTACATCGCCGCTATCGCCTGA
- a CDS encoding glutathione S-transferase family protein, with product MTDSNRITLYYSPQSRATGTRVLLDELGAPYDLHVFNMKVGEQRQPAYLAINPLGKVPAIHHRGELVTEQVAITIYLADLFPQAGLTPALNDPLRGPYLRWIAYYGASFEPALIDKFMQREPAPITQSPYADYDTMLGALEAQLAKGPYLLGERMTAADVLWGVAFSWTMMFGIVPKKDVFVRYAERMTSRPAFQRITAADDEMAAEHAKAVGG from the coding sequence ATGACCGATTCCAATCGCATCACGCTGTATTATTCGCCGCAGAGCCGCGCCACCGGCACGCGGGTTCTGCTGGACGAGCTCGGCGCGCCCTACGATCTTCACGTCTTCAACATGAAGGTCGGCGAGCAGCGGCAGCCGGCCTATCTCGCTATCAATCCGCTCGGCAAGGTACCGGCGATCCATCACCGCGGGGAGCTCGTGACCGAGCAGGTCGCGATCACCATCTATCTCGCCGATCTGTTTCCGCAGGCGGGCCTCACGCCCGCGCTGAACGATCCGCTACGCGGTCCGTATTTGCGCTGGATCGCCTATTACGGCGCCTCGTTCGAGCCGGCCCTGATCGACAAGTTCATGCAGCGCGAGCCCGCGCCGATCACGCAATCGCCCTATGCCGATTACGACACCATGCTGGGCGCGCTCGAGGCGCAGCTTGCGAAGGGGCCGTATCTGCTCGGCGAGCGCATGACCGCCGCCGATGTGCTGTGGGGCGTCGCGTTCAGCTGGACCATGATGTTTGGTATCGTGCCGAAGAAGGACGTGTTCGTGCGCTACGCCGAGCGCATGACCTCGCGGCCGGCGTTCCAGCGCATCACTGCGGCCGATGACGAGATGGCGGCGGAGCATGCCAAGGCGGTTGGGGGCTGA
- a CDS encoding zinc-dependent alcohol dehydrogenase family protein, which produces MKAWQVARDWSIEGMELVDLPEPTPGPGQVAVRIKAASLNYRDLLTIQGKGGVSRLPLIPFSDGAGEVLAAGEGVTRVAVGDRVCPMFFQSWIDGKVSATSRRYALGGTRPGVLQEVMVLDAEGVSRIPSHLSFQEAATLPCAGLTAWRALFEEAKVQPGDTVLVQGTGGVSIFALQFAKLAGASVIVTSSSDEKLERARALGADYTINYRSVPEWGKAASEWTGGGVDHVVEVGGKDTFAQSLETARVGGTILVIGVLSGFSQQIAIPSLFSKNLHVIGLSVGSRRMFEGMTAAIGHNGMKPVIDRVFGFDAVPDALRLMQQGGHFGKIVIEFA; this is translated from the coding sequence ATGAAAGCCTGGCAGGTCGCGCGCGACTGGTCGATCGAGGGGATGGAACTGGTTGATCTGCCCGAGCCGACGCCAGGCCCGGGCCAGGTCGCGGTGCGGATAAAGGCGGCGTCGCTGAACTATCGCGATTTGCTCACGATCCAGGGCAAGGGCGGCGTCAGCAGATTGCCGCTGATCCCGTTCTCGGATGGTGCCGGTGAAGTCCTTGCCGCCGGCGAGGGCGTTACACGCGTCGCAGTCGGCGATCGGGTCTGCCCGATGTTCTTCCAGTCCTGGATCGACGGGAAGGTCTCGGCGACCAGCCGCCGTTATGCGCTCGGCGGCACGCGGCCAGGCGTGTTGCAGGAGGTGATGGTGCTCGACGCCGAAGGCGTGAGCCGGATCCCTTCGCACCTCTCATTCCAGGAGGCGGCGACGCTGCCCTGCGCCGGGCTCACCGCCTGGCGCGCGCTTTTCGAGGAAGCAAAGGTGCAGCCCGGCGACACCGTGCTGGTGCAAGGCACCGGTGGTGTGTCGATCTTCGCGCTGCAATTCGCAAAGCTCGCCGGTGCCAGCGTGATCGTGACGTCGTCGAGCGACGAGAAGCTCGAACGCGCCAGGGCGCTCGGCGCCGACTACACCATCAACTATCGGTCGGTGCCTGAGTGGGGCAAGGCGGCTTCGGAGTGGACCGGCGGCGGCGTCGACCATGTCGTCGAGGTCGGCGGCAAGGATACGTTTGCGCAGTCGCTGGAGACGGCGCGTGTCGGCGGCACCATTCTGGTGATCGGGGTGCTCTCCGGCTTCTCGCAGCAGATCGCGATCCCGAGCCTGTTCTCCAAGAACCTGCACGTCATCGGCCTGTCCGTCGGCAGCCGCCGCATGTTCGAGGGAATGACCGCCGCGATCGGCCACAACGGCATGAAGCCGGTGATCGATCGCGTGTTCGGTTTTGATGCCGTGCCGGATGCGCTGCGTTTGATGCAGCAGGGCGGACATTTCGGCAAGATCGTGATCGAGTTCGCCTAA
- a CDS encoding MFS transporter: MTSRSSPPRIWPLFAVNFFMADMQSGIGPFVGVFLQERGWATGLIGTALTIGNVAGMLVTTPIGGFIDSSRNKRLWVVIPGICVVLASAIILLSQNFWAVTFSQVAQSLASAAIVPAVTGITLGIAKQKGFNALNGRNQAFNHAGNMVGAALSGYLGYRYGYVAVFVLAAVFGAIAIACVLMIPAKAIDDRQARGSKEDESKNPPDAMSVLLKHKPLLVLALALAIFHLGNAAIVPLYGLAAVAEGQANGPSFVATTVVIAQGVMVVTSLVGMQVAGKRNYWPVILVSFMFLPIRGVLAFFVTGWWGVVPMQVLDGIGTGLQTVAVPGMVARSLDGTGRINLGQGAVITVQGVGASLSPALGGWIAQWIGYGPTFLLLGSFGLASTALWLAFGTHVKKY; this comes from the coding sequence ATGACATCGCGCTCCTCACCACCCCGCATCTGGCCGCTGTTTGCAGTCAATTTCTTCATGGCCGACATGCAGTCGGGCATCGGGCCGTTCGTCGGCGTGTTCCTGCAGGAGCGCGGCTGGGCGACCGGGCTGATCGGCACCGCGCTGACGATCGGCAATGTCGCGGGCATGCTGGTCACGACGCCGATCGGCGGCTTCATCGATTCCAGCCGCAACAAGCGGCTATGGGTCGTCATTCCCGGCATCTGCGTGGTGCTCGCCTCCGCCATCATCCTGCTCTCGCAGAACTTCTGGGCGGTGACGTTCTCGCAAGTGGCGCAATCGCTGGCGAGTGCCGCGATCGTGCCGGCGGTGACCGGCATCACGCTCGGCATCGCCAAGCAAAAAGGCTTCAACGCGCTGAACGGCCGCAACCAGGCTTTCAACCACGCCGGCAACATGGTCGGCGCCGCGTTGTCGGGCTATCTCGGCTACAGGTACGGCTATGTCGCCGTGTTCGTGCTGGCGGCGGTGTTCGGCGCGATCGCGATCGCCTGCGTGCTGATGATTCCCGCCAAGGCCATCGACGATCGCCAGGCCCGTGGCAGCAAGGAGGACGAGAGCAAGAATCCACCGGATGCCATGTCCGTTCTCCTCAAGCACAAGCCGCTCCTGGTGCTGGCGCTCGCGCTTGCCATCTTCCATCTCGGCAATGCGGCGATCGTCCCGCTCTATGGCCTTGCGGCCGTGGCCGAGGGACAGGCCAATGGCCCGAGCTTCGTGGCGACCACCGTCGTCATTGCGCAGGGCGTCATGGTCGTCACGTCGCTGGTCGGCATGCAGGTCGCGGGCAAGCGCAACTATTGGCCGGTGATCCTGGTGTCGTTCATGTTTCTGCCTATCCGCGGCGTGCTCGCCTTCTTCGTCACGGGGTGGTGGGGCGTCGTGCCGATGCAGGTGCTCGACGGCATCGGCACCGGGCTTCAGACTGTCGCCGTCCCCGGCATGGTGGCCCGCTCGCTCGACGGCACCGGTCGCATCAATCTCGGCCAAGGCGCCGTGATCACCGTGCAAGGCGTCGGTGCAAGCCTCAGCCCCGCACTCGGCGGCTGGATCGCGCAATGGATCGGCTACGGCCCGACCTTCCTGCTGCTCGGCAGCTTCGGCCTCGCATCGACGGCGCTGTGGCTGGCGTTCGGAACGCACGTGAAGAAATATTGA
- a CDS encoding enoyl-CoA hydratase/isomerase family protein — protein sequence MSDQADAASSPVLEIDGARATIRLNRPKHLNRLQAEDLGELLKLFDAVEADPAIRVLVLTGTGRAFSAGYDLNSVAERAVSATEQQSAGSAFEMVVNRLEDLGVPTICRLNGGVYGGSTDLALACDFRIGVDTAEMFMPAARLGLHYYRSGIKRYVTRLGVDNAKKLFLTAQKISAPEMLRIGYLTAMVPEETLDEEVDKLATILAGNAPQAMAGMKRAINEFARGELDEAAADQRHRDSMRGDEIKEGIKAFAEKRAPRF from the coding sequence ATGTCGGACCAGGCCGACGCGGCTTCCAGCCCCGTGCTTGAAATCGATGGCGCACGCGCCACCATCCGCCTCAATCGTCCAAAACATCTCAACCGGCTCCAGGCGGAAGACCTCGGCGAATTGCTCAAGCTGTTCGACGCTGTCGAGGCCGATCCTGCGATCCGCGTGCTGGTGCTGACCGGCACCGGGCGCGCCTTCTCGGCCGGTTATGACCTCAACTCGGTCGCGGAGCGCGCGGTCAGCGCGACCGAGCAGCAGAGCGCGGGCTCGGCGTTCGAGATGGTCGTCAATCGGCTGGAGGATCTCGGCGTGCCGACGATCTGCCGGCTCAACGGCGGCGTCTATGGCGGCTCGACCGACCTTGCGCTGGCCTGCGATTTCCGCATCGGCGTCGACACGGCCGAGATGTTCATGCCGGCGGCGCGGCTCGGGCTGCATTACTACCGGAGCGGCATCAAACGCTATGTGACGCGGCTCGGCGTCGACAATGCCAAGAAGCTGTTTTTGACCGCGCAGAAGATCAGCGCGCCGGAGATGCTGCGGATCGGCTATCTCACCGCGATGGTGCCGGAGGAGACGCTCGATGAGGAGGTCGACAAGCTCGCCACTATCCTCGCCGGCAACGCGCCGCAGGCGATGGCTGGCATGAAGCGCGCCATCAACGAATTCGCCCGCGGCGAGCTGGATGAGGCGGCCGCCGACCAGCGCCACCGCGACAGCATGCGCGGCGACGAGATCAAGGAAGGGATCAAGGCCTTTGCGGAGAAGCGGGCGCCGAGGTTTTGA
- a CDS encoding alpha/beta fold hydrolase, with protein sequence MTGQRDYEIFEAGDVTLQSGAVFPAMKLAYKTYGTLNAAKDNVIFYPTSFSAQHFDTEWLIGPDGVLDPTRYFIIIPNLFGNGLSSSPSNTAGPHPEITYHDAIAVQHRLLTERFGISKLALVYGWSMGGMQTYHWAALHPDMVARAAVVCGSARCAPYNYVFLEGVKAALTGDPAFRGGRFVERPVAGYRAMGRVYAGWAMSHGFYRDELWREAGFISLEDYLARNWDTTFARRDANDLLAQAGIWQRGNIGACAAFGGDLDRALAAIKAHVLLMPGATDRYFDFRDNEDELPKLVNAKSAVLHPIPSQHGHRAGNPVNNPRDTAFLKAEVAALLSK encoded by the coding sequence ATGACCGGGCAGCGCGACTACGAGATCTTTGAGGCTGGCGACGTCACGCTTCAATCCGGCGCGGTCTTCCCCGCGATGAAGCTCGCCTACAAGACCTACGGCACGCTCAACGCGGCCAAGGATAACGTCATCTTCTATCCGACCTCGTTCAGTGCGCAGCACTTCGACACCGAATGGCTGATCGGGCCCGACGGTGTGCTCGATCCCACGCGCTACTTCATCATCATTCCGAACCTGTTCGGCAACGGCCTGTCGTCCTCGCCGTCGAACACCGCAGGGCCCCATCCTGAGATCACCTATCACGATGCGATCGCGGTCCAGCACCGCCTCCTCACCGAGCGCTTCGGCATCTCAAAGCTCGCGCTGGTCTATGGCTGGTCGATGGGCGGCATGCAGACCTATCACTGGGCGGCACTGCATCCTGACATGGTCGCGCGCGCCGCAGTGGTCTGCGGCAGCGCGCGCTGCGCGCCTTACAATTATGTCTTCCTCGAAGGCGTCAAGGCGGCGCTGACTGGCGATCCGGCCTTCCGCGGCGGCCGCTTCGTCGAGAGGCCGGTTGCCGGCTATCGCGCCATGGGGCGCGTCTATGCCGGCTGGGCGATGTCGCACGGCTTCTATCGCGACGAGCTCTGGCGCGAGGCCGGCTTCATCTCGCTCGAGGATTATCTCGCCCGCAACTGGGACACGACCTTCGCTCGCCGCGACGCCAACGACCTGCTGGCGCAGGCCGGCATCTGGCAGCGCGGCAATATCGGCGCATGCGCGGCGTTCGGCGGCGATCTCGATCGTGCGCTGGCGGCAATCAAGGCGCATGTGCTGCTGATGCCGGGCGCGACCGATCGCTACTTCGACTTCCGCGACAACGAGGACGAGCTTCCCAAGCTCGTCAACGCGAAATCCGCCGTGCTGCATCCGATCCCCTCGCAGCACGGCCATCGCGCCGGCAATCCCGTCAACAATCCGCGCGACACGGCCTTTCTCAAGGCCGAGGTCGCGGCGCTGCTCAGCAAGTAG
- a CDS encoding helix-turn-helix transcriptional regulator: MIQPQLSFDGDPNGPAYERWREQFCRQVADVDFVPIGEGRVHRTIAPALLPRLRLSASFGTPMSFVSLGTNDELVITMSPNSALSGTMGRRPLEVAAGDITIGDPSIKGAYITQTAHGNFQTALLPRKALLRACPNAEDLIAQSIPGANPITSMFLRYYDLAHVYADKLAPAELDAVSQHLFDLAVLMIGARGDVAEEARMRGLAAARLETLKSDILAQLDNPALSLTVLSAAHRVSPRTIQLLFEQAGITYSGFVLEQRLLRAEGLLRNPNLRTRKIIEIAHLAGFHDVSYFHRAFRRRFGRTPDDVRKLAGEAN; the protein is encoded by the coding sequence ATGATCCAGCCTCAACTCTCATTCGACGGCGACCCGAATGGCCCGGCCTATGAAAGATGGCGCGAGCAGTTTTGCCGTCAGGTCGCGGACGTCGATTTCGTTCCGATCGGGGAAGGACGCGTTCATCGGACCATTGCGCCGGCGTTGCTTCCTCGTCTCAGGCTGTCCGCCTCGTTCGGCACGCCGATGTCGTTCGTGTCGCTGGGGACAAACGACGAATTGGTGATCACGATGTCGCCCAATTCGGCGCTGAGCGGCACCATGGGACGGCGCCCGCTGGAGGTTGCCGCCGGCGACATCACCATCGGCGATCCCTCGATCAAGGGCGCCTACATCACCCAGACGGCGCACGGCAATTTCCAGACCGCGCTGCTGCCGCGCAAAGCGCTGCTGCGCGCGTGCCCGAATGCCGAGGACCTGATTGCGCAGTCGATCCCCGGAGCCAATCCGATCACGTCGATGTTCCTGCGCTATTACGACCTCGCGCATGTGTATGCCGACAAGCTCGCGCCCGCGGAGCTCGACGCGGTCTCGCAGCATCTGTTCGACCTCGCCGTGCTGATGATCGGCGCGCGCGGCGATGTCGCCGAGGAAGCGCGCATGCGCGGCCTTGCGGCGGCGCGCCTCGAAACCCTCAAATCCGACATCCTCGCGCAGCTGGACAATCCCGCGCTGTCGCTCACCGTGCTTTCAGCTGCGCACCGGGTCAGCCCGCGCACGATCCAGCTGCTGTTCGAGCAGGCCGGCATCACCTATAGCGGCTTCGTGCTGGAGCAGCGGTTGCTGCGCGCCGAGGGGCTGCTCCGCAATCCCAACCTGCGCACCCGCAAGATCATCGAGATCGCGCATCTCGCCGGCTTTCACGACGTTTCCTACTTCCATCGCGCATTCCGCCGCCGCTTCGGACGGACGCCGGACGACGTCAGGAAGTTGGCCGGAGAGGCCAATTAG
- a CDS encoding acyl-CoA synthetase — protein sequence MTGDTTATIAKAREHSIGDLLRRSAGREPDKLAVSCGSVSWTFAEMDAICNRLGRGLLGLGVKKGDRLAVLSRNSHAFAALRFAVARIGAVLVPINFMLNPDEINFILKSSGAKLLATGPDFVEPAKAASAKDCAVEKMIWLPGEDPATAPAGLTTFDDLLDADGSFLEASVDSRDLAQIVYTSGTESLPKGAMLTHEAVMWQYVSCIIDGGMSVDDKFLHALPLYHCAQLDVFLGPQIYLGASGVITGKPTADNILALIEAHKITSFFAPPTIWIAMLRSSNFDKTDLSTLQKGYYGASIMPVEVLLELQRRLPNVKFWNFYGQTEIAPLATVLRPEDQLRKAGSAGKPVLNVETRVVNTAMEDVKVGEVGEIVHRSPHLLSGYYNDPVKTAAAFSGGWFHSGDLATVDDEGHITVVDRVKDMIKTGGENVASREVEEMVYRIPEVSEVAVVGLPDPRWIEAVTAIVVVKAGETLDEESVIKHCAGQMAHFKVPKRVIFVDALPKNPSGKLLKRELRQRFVGGETLDKAVQKSFGA from the coding sequence ATGACCGGCGACACCACAGCCACCATCGCGAAAGCGCGCGAGCATTCCATTGGCGATCTCTTGCGCCGCTCGGCGGGCCGCGAGCCGGACAAGCTCGCAGTGAGCTGCGGCAGCGTGAGCTGGACCTTCGCCGAGATGGACGCGATCTGCAACCGGCTCGGTCGCGGCCTGCTCGGGCTCGGCGTCAAGAAGGGCGACCGTCTCGCGGTGCTCTCGCGCAACTCGCATGCCTTTGCTGCGCTGCGCTTCGCCGTGGCGCGGATCGGTGCCGTCCTGGTGCCGATCAACTTCATGCTCAATCCGGACGAGATCAACTTCATCCTCAAGAGCTCCGGCGCCAAGCTGCTCGCCACCGGCCCTGACTTCGTCGAGCCCGCGAAGGCCGCAAGCGCGAAGGATTGCGCGGTCGAGAAGATGATCTGGCTGCCGGGCGAGGATCCCGCCACGGCGCCCGCCGGCCTCACCACCTTCGACGATCTTCTCGATGCCGACGGCTCGTTCCTGGAGGCGTCAGTCGACAGCCGCGATCTCGCGCAGATCGTCTACACCAGCGGCACGGAGTCGCTGCCCAAGGGCGCGATGCTGACCCATGAAGCGGTCATGTGGCAGTATGTCAGCTGCATCATCGATGGCGGCATGAGCGTGGACGACAAGTTCCTGCACGCGCTGCCGCTCTATCATTGCGCCCAGCTCGACGTGTTCCTCGGGCCGCAAATCTATCTCGGCGCTTCCGGCGTCATCACGGGCAAGCCGACCGCCGACAACATCCTGGCGCTGATCGAGGCCCACAAGATCACCTCCTTCTTCGCGCCGCCGACGATCTGGATCGCGATGCTGCGCTCGTCGAATTTCGACAAGACCGATCTGTCGACGCTGCAGAAGGGATACTACGGCGCCTCGATCATGCCGGTGGAAGTGCTGCTCGAGCTCCAGCGCCGCCTGCCCAACGTCAAGTTCTGGAATTTCTACGGCCAGACCGAGATCGCGCCGCTCGCAACCGTGCTGCGGCCGGAGGACCAGCTCCGCAAGGCGGGCTCGGCCGGCAAGCCCGTGCTCAACGTCGAGACGCGCGTCGTCAACACGGCGATGGAGGACGTCAAGGTCGGCGAAGTCGGCGAGATCGTGCACCGCTCGCCGCATCTGCTCTCCGGCTATTACAACGATCCCGTCAAGACCGCGGCGGCGTTCAGCGGCGGCTGGTTTCACTCCGGCGATCTCGCCACCGTCGATGACGAGGGCCACATCACCGTGGTCGATCGCGTCAAGGACATGATCAAGACCGGTGGTGAGAATGTCGCGAGCCGCGAGGTCGAGGAGATGGTCTATCGCATCCCTGAGGTCTCCGAGGTCGCCGTCGTCGGCCTGCCCGATCCGCGCTGGATCGAGGCCGTCACCGCCATCGTCGTGGTCAAGGCCGGCGAGACGCTGGATGAAGAGTCCGTCATCAAGCACTGTGCCGGCCAGATGGCGCATTTCAAGGTGCCCAAGCGCGTGATCTTCGTGGATGCCTTGCCGAAAAATCCGAGCGGCAAGCTGCTCAAGCGCGAGCTGCGCCAGCGCTTCGTCGGCGGCGAGACCCTCGACAAGGCCGTCCAGAAGAGTTTTGGCGCCTGA
- a CDS encoding helix-turn-helix transcriptional regulator, which produces MRASRMLSILTTLQARGQVTAPELAEACEVSVRTIYRDIDALAASGVPVYADRGAEGGYRLLDGYRVRLNGLSQSEAGALFLAGLPGPAAALGLDAAMIAAQNKLMAALPANLREDAGRMQERFHLDAPGWFGEAEEPKHLRAIAGAALRGTLIKIRYQSWRAEKQRCVAPLGLVLKGGSWYLAGQVDRSVRTYRVARVLDCTELDDRFDRPADFDLAAYWRDATLRLEAEMHPNVAVVRLSPFGVKLLDALSQPYVKARTQLEDTTDADGWRIARVPTGKTSWHAASELLRLGSEAEVLEPADLREKMAEMTQAMAARYRAARKA; this is translated from the coding sequence ATGCGCGCGAGCCGGATGCTGTCGATCCTCACCACCCTCCAGGCCAGGGGGCAGGTCACTGCGCCCGAGCTTGCCGAGGCCTGCGAGGTCTCGGTGCGCACGATCTATCGCGACATCGACGCGCTCGCGGCCTCCGGCGTGCCTGTCTATGCCGACCGCGGCGCTGAGGGCGGCTATCGCCTCCTCGACGGCTATCGGGTGCGGCTGAACGGGTTGTCGCAGAGCGAAGCGGGCGCGCTGTTCCTCGCGGGGCTCCCCGGCCCTGCCGCGGCGCTCGGGCTCGATGCGGCAATGATCGCCGCGCAGAACAAGCTGATGGCCGCGCTGCCTGCCAATCTGCGCGAGGACGCCGGCCGGATGCAGGAGCGCTTTCACCTGGACGCACCCGGCTGGTTCGGCGAGGCAGAAGAGCCGAAGCATCTGCGCGCGATTGCCGGTGCGGCCCTGCGTGGCACCTTGATCAAGATCCGCTACCAGAGCTGGCGCGCGGAGAAGCAGCGCTGCGTTGCGCCGCTCGGCCTCGTGTTGAAGGGCGGCAGCTGGTATCTCGCGGGGCAAGTCGACCGCAGCGTGCGCACCTATCGCGTCGCGCGCGTGCTCGACTGCACTGAACTCGACGACCGCTTCGATCGTCCCGCCGATTTCGATCTCGCCGCCTATTGGCGAGACGCGACGCTCCGCCTCGAAGCCGAGATGCATCCCAACGTCGCGGTCGTGCGGCTGTCGCCGTTCGGCGTGAAACTGCTCGACGCGCTGAGCCAGCCTTACGTCAAGGCGCGCACGCAGCTCGAGGACACCACCGATGCCGATGGCTGGCGCATCGCGCGCGTGCCGACCGGCAAGACCTCATGGCACGCCGCGTCCGAATTGCTGCGGCTCGGGTCCGAGGCCGAGGTGCTGGAGCCCGCCGATCTCCGCGAGAAGATGGCCGAGATGACGCAGGCGATGGCCGCGCGCTATCGCGCGGCGCGCAAAGCCTGA